From the Pomacea canaliculata isolate SZHN2017 linkage group LG4, ASM307304v1, whole genome shotgun sequence genome, one window contains:
- the LOC112562290 gene encoding neuroglian-like codes for MRELWWLIFLLLLSIQDDNAVVCSRSSGPLRARRSAWDPNVTLDDPSLLHLWEPPHVTTPRTRTVIYAKKDSPVPLTCIATGFPAPTYQWTFNGADTPKNYFLAYPNGSALIQKMGERERGYYQCSATNVHGTSLSEVLDVRPIVDNPFNVLATANLTGKVGQGISIPCFYKPFFDPPGTIDWYTQIRDKPNNDGSQVQIKKDSRIYVDVNGTLYITRLEAADDKADRFYVCAVNSVDQSTITLGSKMATLTVKPLQSGENQYSSPKLLSSTRYLEVDVGKEAIMECIFAANPDATLKWFDKTDRVIGNSSRTTITDFGRRLRIQSVTTEDEGSFRCHADNSLGGDGAFVFLNVTSPPMFVRNQSNVLAPRGGDATFVCDATEAPGEFPLPPPKWFINARSLETEVHPSEYTLSPDKKRVTFRGLTDNSTRGIQCNVTNQRGYAFWDGYLKVIEPMTIKFKPNRTVAIKTGQPVELSVVATSDPCCPHQFAWQLNGTNLTETQLQQPPFSYSVYGESARLRIDANTTDDVLKALGTYRCIVYHHVYEDPLMVDVIVHLEHVSPEAEPVQQAAFNLWWLGIVFGILVLIIVGVVIFLMVHYNFPRQAYFLEKEELKHRLDPKKDILDQSFTEI; via the exons at gaGGGAGCTGTGGTGGCTGATTTTCTTGTTACTTCTTTCCATTCAAG ACGACAATGCCGTCGTCTGCTCGCGTAGTTCCGGACCGTTGCGCGCAAGGCGCAGTGCGTGGGACCCCAACGTGACGCTGGACGACCCCAGCCTCCTGCACCTGTGGGAGCCGCCGCACGTCACGACGCCCAGGACGAGGACCGTGATCTACGCCAAGAAAGACAGCCCTGTCCCCCTGACCTGCATCGCCACCGGCTTTCCTGCTCCCAC CTATCAATGGACGTTCAATGGAGCGGACACCCCCAAGAACTACTTCTTGGCGTATCCTAACGGCTCTGCGCTCATCCAGAAAATGGGTGAGAGAGAACGAGGGTACTACCAGTGCAGTGCCACCAACGTGCATGGAACCTCTTTGTCAGAAGTCCTCGACGTCCGACCGATAG TGGACAATCCTTTCAATGTCCTAGCAACCGCGAATCTGACTGGCAAGGTGGGGCAGGGCATAAGCATTCCGTGTTTCTACAAACCGTTCTTCGATCCTCCTGGAACGATCGACTGGTACACACAGATCAGGGACAAGCCCAATAACGATGGCAGCCAAGTGCAGATCAAGAAGGACTCGAGAATCTACGTGGACGTCaatg GCACACTGTACATCACTAGACTCGAAGCGGCTGACGATAAAGCAGACCGTTTCTATGTTTGTGCCGTTAACTCCGTGGACCAGTCGACCATTACCCTGGGAAGCAAGATGGCCACTCTTACGGTCAAGCCACTTCAGTCAG GTGAGAACCAATATTCGTCTCCCAAGCTGCTGAGCTCTACTAGGTACTTGGAAGTGGACGTAGGCAAAGAAGCGATCATGGAGTGTATTTTTGCAGCGAA CCCTGATGCAACTCTCAAGTGGTTTGACAAGACAGACCGGGTGATAGGAAACTCCAGCAGGACAACCATCACCGACTTTGGCCGGAGGCTGCGCATCCAGTCGGTAACCACGGAGGATGAAGGCAGTTTCCGGTGTCACGCTGACAACAGTTTGGGTGGCGACGGTGCATTTGTCTTTCTCAACGTCACAT CCCCACCCATGTTCGTCAGAAACCAGTCCAACGTGCTGGCACCGAGAGGAGGGGACGCTACTTTCGTTTGTGACGCTACGGAGGCACCTGGAGAGTTCCCGTTACCTCCCCCGAAGTGGTTCATCAACGCACGATCACTTGAAACag AAGTCCACCCCAGTGAGTACACGCTTAGCCCCGACAAGAAAAGGGTGACGTTTCGTGGGTTGACTGACAACAGCACCCGGGGTATTCAGTGCAACGTCACGAATCAGCGAGGTTACGCCTTCTGGGACGGGTACCTCAAAGTCATCG AGCCGATGACGATAAAATTCAAACCGAATCGGACCGTGGCCATCAAGACAGGCCAGCCGGTAGAGCTCAGTGTGGTGGCGACCTCTGACCCCTGCTGCCCTCATCAGTTCGCGTGGCAGCTCAACGGCACGAACCTCACGGAGACGCAGCTGCAGCAGCCTCCCTTCAGCTACAGTGTGTACGGCGAGTCCGCTCGACTTCGCATCGACGCCAACACCACCGACGACGTACTGAAGGCCCTGGGGACCTACCGCTGCATCGTCTACCACCACGTCTACGAGGACCCGCTGATGGTCGACGTGATCGTTCATCTTGAGCATGTCTCGCCTG AGGCAGAGCCCGTGCAGCAGGCAGCATTCAATCTGTGGTGGCTGGGTATCGTCTTTGGCATCCTTGTGCTGATCATCGTTGGGGTCGTCATCTTCCTCATGGTCCACTACAACTTCCCTCGTCAGGCTTACTTCC TGGAGAAGGAGGAGCTGAAACATCGACTGGACCCAAAGAAAGACATTCTTGACCAATCTTTTACCGAGATTTAA
- the LOC112562291 gene encoding uncharacterized protein LOC112562291 codes for MGGEEKVDVPSSTANSCSGVCLEILQESCNALLTDDCISDSVKEIIRNIGGPALLQDLQFHNQCLVEKGRFKTAAKEKAYSIFNREFVNHCKDVERHIPSPASTWVCLKVFEFMVNKNYNLPLSNHATSVSEVTEEEIDIVEYIAGYVLHSVKR; via the exons ATGGGTGGCGAAGAAAAAGTCGACGTTCCCTCATCTACCGCTAATAGTTGCAGTGGG GTCTGCTTGGAGATCTTGCAAGAGTCCTGCAATGCCTTGCTGACAGATGACTGCATATCCGACAGCGTAAAGGAGATAATCCGTAATATAGGTG gACCTGCACTTCTTCAGGATTTACAATTCCATAATCAGTGTTTAGTGGAGAAGGGCAGGTTCAAAACTGCGGCCAAAGAAAAGGCTTACTCCATTTTCAACAGGGAATTTGTCAATCATTGTAAGGATGTAGAAAGGCACATCCCATCACCTGCATCTACATGGGTCTGCCTGAAGGTGTTTGAATTTATGGTAAACAAGAACTATAACTTGCCATTAAGCAATCACGCAACCAGTGTAAGTGAGGTCACTGAGGAAGAAATAGACATTGTTGAGTATATTGCAGGCTATGTGCTACATAGTGTTAAGAGATAA